Proteins from one Elephas maximus indicus isolate mEleMax1 chromosome 12, mEleMax1 primary haplotype, whole genome shotgun sequence genomic window:
- the PTRHD1 gene encoding putative peptidyl-tRNA hydrolase PTRHD1, with product MHRGESPAFLLVRKMAASSAEPQFLVQYLVLRKDLSRAPFSWPAGALVAQACHAATAALHIHRDHPHTEAYLRDLGRMRKVVLEAPDENTLKELAETLQQKNVDHMLWLEQPENIATCIALRPYPKEEVNQYLKKFRLFK from the exons ATGCACCGGGGAGAAAGCCCAGCCTTTCTGTTGGTCAGGAAGATGGCAGCCTCTAGCGCAGAGCCGCAATTCCTGGTGCAGTACTTGGTGCTACGAAAGGATCTATCGCGGGCTCCGTTCTCTTGGCCAGCAGGCGCCTTGGTAGCGCAGGCCTGTCACGCAGCCACCGCAGCCTTGCATATTCACCGCGACCATCCGCACACGGAAGCCTACCTCCGGGACCTGGGGCGCATGCGCAAGGTGGTTCTCGAG GCCCCAGATGAGAATACCCTAAAGGAGCTGGCTGAGACCTTGCAACAGAAGAATGTCGACCACATGCTGTGGCTGGAGCAGCCAGAGAACATAGCCACTTGCATTGCACTCCGGCCCTACCCCAAGGAAGAAGTGAACCAGTATTTGAAGAAGTTCCGATTATTCAAATGA